A portion of the Bubalus kerabau isolate K-KA32 ecotype Philippines breed swamp buffalo chromosome 1, PCC_UOA_SB_1v2, whole genome shotgun sequence genome contains these proteins:
- the MAP3K12 gene encoding mitogen-activated protein kinase kinase kinase 12 isoform X1 yields the protein MACLHETRTPSPSFGGFVSTLSEASMRKLDPDTSDCTPEKDLTPTQCVLRDVVPLGGQGGGGPSPSPGGEPPPEPFANSVLQLHEQDAGGPGGATGSPESRASRVRADEVRLQCQSGSGFLEGLFGCLRPVWTMIGKAYSTEHKQQQEDLWEVPFEEILDLQWVGSGAQGAVFLGRFHGEEVAVKKVRDLKETDIKHLRKLKHPNIITFKGVCTQAPCYCILMEFCAQGQLYEVLRAGRPVTPSLLVDWSMGIAGGMNYLHLHKIIHRDLKSPNMLITYDDVVKISDFGTSKELSDKSTKMSFAGTVAWMAPEVIRNEPVSEKVDIWSFGVVLWELLTGEIPYKDVDSSAIIWGVGSNSLHLPVPSSCPDGFKILLRQCWNSKPRNRPSFRQILLHLDIASADVLSTPQETYFKSQAEWREEVKLHFEKIKSEGTCLHRLEEELVMRRREELRHALDIREHYERKLERANNLYMELNALMLQLELKERELLRREQALERRCPGLLKSHPSRGLLHGNTMEKLIKKRNVPQKLSPHSKRPDILKTESLLPKLDAALSGVGLPGCAKGPPSPGRSRRGKTRHRKASAKGSCGDLPGLRAAVPPHEPGGPGSPVGLGGGPSAWEACPPALRGLHHDLLLRKMSSSSPDLLSAALGARGRGATGGAGDPGSPPPARGDTPPSEGSAPGSTSPDSPGGAKGEPPPPVGPGDSVGLLGTGREGTAGRGGSRAGSQHLTPAALLYRAAVTRSQKRGISSEEEEGEVDSEVELTSSQRWPQGLKMRQSLSTFSSENPSDGEEGTASEPSPSGTPEVGSTNTDERPDERSDDMCSQGSEIPLDPPASEVVTGPEPSSLPVPHHDLLRGEQGPPNSEDSDCDSTELDANSGEALRPPPPSLHESHPRPCT from the exons ATGGCCTGCCTCCATGAGACCCGCACACCCTCCCCTTCCTTTGGGGGTTTCGTGTCCACCCTAAGCGAGGCATCCATGCGCAAGCTGGACCCAGACACTTCCGACTGCACCCCCGAGAAGGACCTGACGCCTACCCAGTGTGTACTCCGAGACGTAGTGCCGCTCGGGGGTCAGGGCGGGGGcgggcccagcccctccccaggtgGAGAGCCGCCCCCTGAGCCTTTTGCCAACAGTGTCCTGCAGCTCCACGAGCaggatgcagggggcccagggggaGCCACTGGGTCCCCTGAGAGTCGGGCGTCCAGGGTCCGAGCGGATGAGGTACGGCTCCAGTGCCAGAGCGGCAGCGGCTTCCTGGAGGGCCTCTTCGGCTGCCTGCGCCCTGTCTGGACCATGATCGGCAAAGCCTACTCCACGGAGCacaagcagcagcaggaag ACCTTTGGGAGGTCCCCTTTGAGGAAATCCTGGACCTGCAGTGGGTGGGCTCAGGGGCCCAGGGCGCCGTCTTCCTGGGGCGCTTCCATGGGGAGGAGGTGGCTGTGAAGAAGGTGCGGGACCTGAAAGAAACTGACATCAAGCACCTGCGAAAGCTGAAGCACCCAAACATCATCACCTTCAA GGGTGTGTGCACCCAGGCTCCCTGCTACTGCATCCTCATGGAGTTCTGCGCCCAGGGCCAGCTGTACGAGGTGCTGCGGGCTGGCCGCCCCGTCACGCCCTCCTTGCTGGTTGACTGGTCCATGGGCATCGCCGGTGGCATGAACTACTTGCACCTGCACAAGATTATCCATCGGGACCTCAAGTCCCCCAA CATGCTAATCACCTACGACGATGTGGTGAAGATCTCCGATTTTGGCACTTCCAAGGAGCTGAGTGACAAGAGCACCAAGATGTCCTTTGCAGGGACAGTAGCCTGGATGGCCCCTGAAGTGATCCGCAACGAACCTGTGTCTGAGAAGGTTGACATCTG GTCCTTTGGCGTGGTGCTGTGGGAGCTGCTGACTGGTGAGATCCCCTACAAAGACGTAGATTCCTCAGCCATCATCTGGGGTGTGGGAAGCAACAGTCTCCATCTACCTGTGCCCTCCAGCTGCCCAGACGGCTTCAAAATCCTGCTTCGCCAGTGCTG GAACAGCAAACCACGAAACCGCCCATCATTCCGACAGATCCTGCTGCATCTGGACATTGCCTCAGCCGACGTACTCTCCACACCCCAGGAGACTTACTTTAAGTCCCAG GCAGAGTGGCGTGAAGAGGTAAAGCtgcattttgaaaaaattaagtCAGAAGGGACCTGTCTGCACCGCCTAGAAGAGGAGCTGGTGATGCGGAGGAGGGAGGAGCTCAG ACATGCCCTGGACATTAGGGAGCACTATGAGCGGAAACTGGAGAGAGCCAATAACCTGTACATGGAACTTAATGCCCTTATGTTGCAGCTGGAGCTGAAGGAACGGGAGCTACTCAG GAGGGAGCAAGCTTTAGAGCGGCGGTGTCCAGGTCTGCTGAAGTCACACCCTTCCCGGGGCCTGCTGCACGGGAACACAATGGAGAAACTAATCAAGAAGAGGAATGTCCCACAGAAACTGTCGCCCCACAGCAAAAG GCCAGATATCCTCAAGACTGAGTCTTTGCTACCCAAACTAGATGCAGCCCTGAGTGgggtggggcttcctgggtgtgcTAAGGGCCCCCCCTCACCAGGACGGAGTCGCCGTGGCAAGACTCGTCACCGCAAGGCCAGCGCCAAGGGCAGCTGTGGGGACCTGCCTGGGCTTCGTGCAGCCGTGCCACCCCATGAACCTGGGGGACCAGGAAGCCCCGTGGGGCTAGGCGGGGGACCCTCAGCCTGGGAAGCCTGCCCTCCAGCCCTCCGCGGGCTCCACCATGATCTCCTGCTCCGAAAGATGTCTTCATCATCGCCAGATCTGCTGTCAGCAGCATTGGGAGCCCGGGGCCGGGGGGCTACGGGGGGAGCTGGGGATCCTGGCTCACCACCTCCAGCCCGGGGAGACACGCCCCCAAGCGAGGGCTCAGCACCTGGCTCCACCAGCCCGGATTCACCAGGGGGAGCCAAAGGGGAGCCGCCTCCACCAGTAGGACCTGGTGACAGTGTAGGGCTGCTGGGAACTGGAAGGGAAGGGACGGCGGGACGGGGAGGAAGCCGGGCTGGGTCCCAGCACTTGACCCCAGCCGCACTGCTGTACAGGGCTGCCGTCACCCGAAGTCAG AAACGTGGCATCTCatcagaggaagaggaaggagaggtggACAGTGAAGTGGAACTGACCTCAAGCCAGAG GTGGCCTCAGGGCCTGAAAATGCGCCAGTCACTATCTACCTTCAGCTCAGAGAATCCATCAGATGGGGAGGAGGGCACAGCTAGTGAGCCTTCCCCCAGCGGCACACCTGAAGTCGGCAGTACCAACACAGATGAGCGGCCGGATGAACGGTCTGATGACATGTGCTCGCAGGGCTCAGAAATCCCACTGGACCCACCAGCTTCTGAGGTGGTTACTGGCCCAGAACCCAGCTCCTTGCCCGTCCCACACCACGACCTACTCAGAGGGGAGCAG GGCCCTCCCAACTCTGAGGACTCAGACTGTGACAGCACTGAACTGGACGCCAACAGCGGTGAAGCCTTGcggcccccgcctccctccctccacgAGAGCCACCCTCGTCCCTGTACATAG
- the MAP3K12 gene encoding mitogen-activated protein kinase kinase kinase 12 isoform X2, producing MACLHETRTPSPSFGGFVSTLSEASMRKLDPDTSDCTPEKDLTPTHVLQLHEQDAGGPGGATGSPESRASRVRADEVRLQCQSGSGFLEGLFGCLRPVWTMIGKAYSTEHKQQQEDLWEVPFEEILDLQWVGSGAQGAVFLGRFHGEEVAVKKVRDLKETDIKHLRKLKHPNIITFKGVCTQAPCYCILMEFCAQGQLYEVLRAGRPVTPSLLVDWSMGIAGGMNYLHLHKIIHRDLKSPNMLITYDDVVKISDFGTSKELSDKSTKMSFAGTVAWMAPEVIRNEPVSEKVDIWSFGVVLWELLTGEIPYKDVDSSAIIWGVGSNSLHLPVPSSCPDGFKILLRQCWNSKPRNRPSFRQILLHLDIASADVLSTPQETYFKSQAEWREEVKLHFEKIKSEGTCLHRLEEELVMRRREELRHALDIREHYERKLERANNLYMELNALMLQLELKERELLRREQALERRCPGLLKSHPSRGLLHGNTMEKLIKKRNVPQKLSPHSKRPDILKTESLLPKLDAALSGVGLPGCAKGPPSPGRSRRGKTRHRKASAKGSCGDLPGLRAAVPPHEPGGPGSPVGLGGGPSAWEACPPALRGLHHDLLLRKMSSSSPDLLSAALGARGRGATGGAGDPGSPPPARGDTPPSEGSAPGSTSPDSPGGAKGEPPPPVGPGDSVGLLGTGREGTAGRGGSRAGSQHLTPAALLYRAAVTRSQKRGISSEEEEGEVDSEVELTSSQRWPQGLKMRQSLSTFSSENPSDGEEGTASEPSPSGTPEVGSTNTDERPDERSDDMCSQGSEIPLDPPASEVVTGPEPSSLPVPHHDLLRGEQGPPNSEDSDCDSTELDANSGEALRPPPPSLHESHPRPCT from the exons ATGGCCTGCCTCCATGAGACCCGCACACCCTCCCCTTCCTTTGGGGGTTTCGTGTCCACCCTAAGCGAGGCATCCATGCGCAAGCTGGACCCAGACACTTCCGACTGCACCCCCGAGAAGGACCTGACGCCTACCCA TGTCCTGCAGCTCCACGAGCaggatgcagggggcccagggggaGCCACTGGGTCCCCTGAGAGTCGGGCGTCCAGGGTCCGAGCGGATGAGGTACGGCTCCAGTGCCAGAGCGGCAGCGGCTTCCTGGAGGGCCTCTTCGGCTGCCTGCGCCCTGTCTGGACCATGATCGGCAAAGCCTACTCCACGGAGCacaagcagcagcaggaag ACCTTTGGGAGGTCCCCTTTGAGGAAATCCTGGACCTGCAGTGGGTGGGCTCAGGGGCCCAGGGCGCCGTCTTCCTGGGGCGCTTCCATGGGGAGGAGGTGGCTGTGAAGAAGGTGCGGGACCTGAAAGAAACTGACATCAAGCACCTGCGAAAGCTGAAGCACCCAAACATCATCACCTTCAA GGGTGTGTGCACCCAGGCTCCCTGCTACTGCATCCTCATGGAGTTCTGCGCCCAGGGCCAGCTGTACGAGGTGCTGCGGGCTGGCCGCCCCGTCACGCCCTCCTTGCTGGTTGACTGGTCCATGGGCATCGCCGGTGGCATGAACTACTTGCACCTGCACAAGATTATCCATCGGGACCTCAAGTCCCCCAA CATGCTAATCACCTACGACGATGTGGTGAAGATCTCCGATTTTGGCACTTCCAAGGAGCTGAGTGACAAGAGCACCAAGATGTCCTTTGCAGGGACAGTAGCCTGGATGGCCCCTGAAGTGATCCGCAACGAACCTGTGTCTGAGAAGGTTGACATCTG GTCCTTTGGCGTGGTGCTGTGGGAGCTGCTGACTGGTGAGATCCCCTACAAAGACGTAGATTCCTCAGCCATCATCTGGGGTGTGGGAAGCAACAGTCTCCATCTACCTGTGCCCTCCAGCTGCCCAGACGGCTTCAAAATCCTGCTTCGCCAGTGCTG GAACAGCAAACCACGAAACCGCCCATCATTCCGACAGATCCTGCTGCATCTGGACATTGCCTCAGCCGACGTACTCTCCACACCCCAGGAGACTTACTTTAAGTCCCAG GCAGAGTGGCGTGAAGAGGTAAAGCtgcattttgaaaaaattaagtCAGAAGGGACCTGTCTGCACCGCCTAGAAGAGGAGCTGGTGATGCGGAGGAGGGAGGAGCTCAG ACATGCCCTGGACATTAGGGAGCACTATGAGCGGAAACTGGAGAGAGCCAATAACCTGTACATGGAACTTAATGCCCTTATGTTGCAGCTGGAGCTGAAGGAACGGGAGCTACTCAG GAGGGAGCAAGCTTTAGAGCGGCGGTGTCCAGGTCTGCTGAAGTCACACCCTTCCCGGGGCCTGCTGCACGGGAACACAATGGAGAAACTAATCAAGAAGAGGAATGTCCCACAGAAACTGTCGCCCCACAGCAAAAG GCCAGATATCCTCAAGACTGAGTCTTTGCTACCCAAACTAGATGCAGCCCTGAGTGgggtggggcttcctgggtgtgcTAAGGGCCCCCCCTCACCAGGACGGAGTCGCCGTGGCAAGACTCGTCACCGCAAGGCCAGCGCCAAGGGCAGCTGTGGGGACCTGCCTGGGCTTCGTGCAGCCGTGCCACCCCATGAACCTGGGGGACCAGGAAGCCCCGTGGGGCTAGGCGGGGGACCCTCAGCCTGGGAAGCCTGCCCTCCAGCCCTCCGCGGGCTCCACCATGATCTCCTGCTCCGAAAGATGTCTTCATCATCGCCAGATCTGCTGTCAGCAGCATTGGGAGCCCGGGGCCGGGGGGCTACGGGGGGAGCTGGGGATCCTGGCTCACCACCTCCAGCCCGGGGAGACACGCCCCCAAGCGAGGGCTCAGCACCTGGCTCCACCAGCCCGGATTCACCAGGGGGAGCCAAAGGGGAGCCGCCTCCACCAGTAGGACCTGGTGACAGTGTAGGGCTGCTGGGAACTGGAAGGGAAGGGACGGCGGGACGGGGAGGAAGCCGGGCTGGGTCCCAGCACTTGACCCCAGCCGCACTGCTGTACAGGGCTGCCGTCACCCGAAGTCAG AAACGTGGCATCTCatcagaggaagaggaaggagaggtggACAGTGAAGTGGAACTGACCTCAAGCCAGAG GTGGCCTCAGGGCCTGAAAATGCGCCAGTCACTATCTACCTTCAGCTCAGAGAATCCATCAGATGGGGAGGAGGGCACAGCTAGTGAGCCTTCCCCCAGCGGCACACCTGAAGTCGGCAGTACCAACACAGATGAGCGGCCGGATGAACGGTCTGATGACATGTGCTCGCAGGGCTCAGAAATCCCACTGGACCCACCAGCTTCTGAGGTGGTTACTGGCCCAGAACCCAGCTCCTTGCCCGTCCCACACCACGACCTACTCAGAGGGGAGCAG GGCCCTCCCAACTCTGAGGACTCAGACTGTGACAGCACTGAACTGGACGCCAACAGCGGTGAAGCCTTGcggcccccgcctccctccctccacgAGAGCCACCCTCGTCCCTGTACATAG
- the TARBP2 gene encoding RISC-loading complex subunit TARBP2 isoform X1 yields the protein MSEEEQGSGTTTGCGLPSIEQMLAANPGKTPISLLQEYGTRIGKTPVYDLLKAEGQAHQPNFTFRVTVGDTSCTGQGPSKKAAKHKAAEVALKHLKGGSMLEPALEDSRLALVASTVLGSFSPLDSSLPEDVPVFTAAAAATPVPSAVPTRSSPMEVQPPVSPQQSECNPVGALQELVVQKGWRLPEYTVTQESGPAHRKEFTMTCRVERFIEIGSGTSKKLAKRNAAAKMLLRVHTVPLDARDGNEAEPEDDHFSIGVGSRLDGLRNRGPGCTWDSLRNSVGEKILSLRSCSLGSLGALGPACCSVLSELSEEQAFHVSYLDIEELSLSGLCQCLVELSTQPATVCHGSAATREAARGEAARRALQYLKIMAGSK from the exons ATGAGTGAAGAGGAGCAAGGCTCCGGCACTACCACGGGCTGCGGGCTGCCCAG TATAGAGCAAATGCTGGCAGCCAACCCGGGCAAGACCCCGATCAGCCTTCTGCAGGAGTATGGGACCAGAATAGGGAAGACGCCCGTGTACGACCTTCTCAAAGCCGAGGGCCAAGCCCACCAGCCTAATTTCACCTTCCGGGTCACCGTTGGCGACACCAGCTGCACTG GTCAGGGCCCCAGCAAGAAAGCAGCCAAGCACAAGGCAGCTGAGGTGGCCCTCAAACACCTCAAAGGGGGGAGCATGCTGGAGCCAGCCCTGGAGGACAGCAG GTTGGCGTTGGTTGCTTCCACGGTTCTTGG TTCTTTTTCTCCCCTAGACTCTTCACTGCCTGAGGACGTGCCGGTTTTTACAGCTGCGGCGGCTGCTACTCCCGTTCCATCTGCTGTCCCAACCAG GAGCTCCCCCATGGAGGTGCAGCCCCCAGTCTCTCCTCAGCAGTCTGAGTGCAACCCGGTTGGTGCTCTGCAG GAGCTGGTGGTGCAGAAAGGCTGGCGGTTGCCTGAGTACACGGTGACCCAGGAGTCTGGGCCAGCCCACCGCAAAGAGTTTACTATGACCTGCCGAGTGGAGCGTTTCATTGAGATTG GCAGTGGCACGTCCAAAAAGCTGGCAAAGCGTAACGCAGCGGCCAAAATGCTGCTTCGAGTGCACACAGTGCCTCTGGATGCCCGGGACGGGAACGAGGCAGAGCCCGAAGACGATCACTTTTCCATT GGTGTGGGCTCCCGCCTAGATGGACTTCGGAACCGGGGCCCGGGCTGCACCTGGGATTCTCTGCGGAATTCTGTGGGAGAGAAGATCCTGTCCCTCCGCAGCTGCTCCCTGGGCTCCTTGGGCGCTCTGGGCCCTGCCTGCTGCAGTGTGCTCAGTGAGCTCTCTGAGGAGCAGGCCTTCCATGTCAGCTACCTGGATATTG AGGAGTTGAGCCTGAGTGGGCTGTGCCAGTGCCTGGTGGAGCTGTCCACACAGCCGGCCACCGTGTGTCATGGCTCTGCAGCCACCAGGGAGGCAGCCCGTGGCGAGGCTGCACGCCGTGCCCTGCAGTACCTCAAGATCATGGCGGGCAGCAAGTGA
- the TARBP2 gene encoding RISC-loading complex subunit TARBP2 isoform X2, whose amino-acid sequence MSEEEQGSGTTTGCGLPSIEQMLAANPGKTPISLLQEYGTRIGKTPVYDLLKAEGQAHQPNFTFRVTVGDTSCTGQGPSKKAAKHKAAEVALKHLKGGSMLEPALEDSSSFSPLDSSLPEDVPVFTAAAAATPVPSAVPTRSSPMEVQPPVSPQQSECNPVGALQELVVQKGWRLPEYTVTQESGPAHRKEFTMTCRVERFIEIGSGTSKKLAKRNAAAKMLLRVHTVPLDARDGNEAEPEDDHFSIGVGSRLDGLRNRGPGCTWDSLRNSVGEKILSLRSCSLGSLGALGPACCSVLSELSEEQAFHVSYLDIEELSLSGLCQCLVELSTQPATVCHGSAATREAARGEAARRALQYLKIMAGSK is encoded by the exons ATGAGTGAAGAGGAGCAAGGCTCCGGCACTACCACGGGCTGCGGGCTGCCCAG TATAGAGCAAATGCTGGCAGCCAACCCGGGCAAGACCCCGATCAGCCTTCTGCAGGAGTATGGGACCAGAATAGGGAAGACGCCCGTGTACGACCTTCTCAAAGCCGAGGGCCAAGCCCACCAGCCTAATTTCACCTTCCGGGTCACCGTTGGCGACACCAGCTGCACTG GTCAGGGCCCCAGCAAGAAAGCAGCCAAGCACAAGGCAGCTGAGGTGGCCCTCAAACACCTCAAAGGGGGGAGCATGCTGGAGCCAGCCCTGGAGGACAGCAG TTCTTTTTCTCCCCTAGACTCTTCACTGCCTGAGGACGTGCCGGTTTTTACAGCTGCGGCGGCTGCTACTCCCGTTCCATCTGCTGTCCCAACCAG GAGCTCCCCCATGGAGGTGCAGCCCCCAGTCTCTCCTCAGCAGTCTGAGTGCAACCCGGTTGGTGCTCTGCAG GAGCTGGTGGTGCAGAAAGGCTGGCGGTTGCCTGAGTACACGGTGACCCAGGAGTCTGGGCCAGCCCACCGCAAAGAGTTTACTATGACCTGCCGAGTGGAGCGTTTCATTGAGATTG GCAGTGGCACGTCCAAAAAGCTGGCAAAGCGTAACGCAGCGGCCAAAATGCTGCTTCGAGTGCACACAGTGCCTCTGGATGCCCGGGACGGGAACGAGGCAGAGCCCGAAGACGATCACTTTTCCATT GGTGTGGGCTCCCGCCTAGATGGACTTCGGAACCGGGGCCCGGGCTGCACCTGGGATTCTCTGCGGAATTCTGTGGGAGAGAAGATCCTGTCCCTCCGCAGCTGCTCCCTGGGCTCCTTGGGCGCTCTGGGCCCTGCCTGCTGCAGTGTGCTCAGTGAGCTCTCTGAGGAGCAGGCCTTCCATGTCAGCTACCTGGATATTG AGGAGTTGAGCCTGAGTGGGCTGTGCCAGTGCCTGGTGGAGCTGTCCACACAGCCGGCCACCGTGTGTCATGGCTCTGCAGCCACCAGGGAGGCAGCCCGTGGCGAGGCTGCACGCCGTGCCCTGCAGTACCTCAAGATCATGGCGGGCAGCAAGTGA
- the TARBP2 gene encoding RISC-loading complex subunit TARBP2 isoform X3: protein MLAANPGKTPISLLQEYGTRIGKTPVYDLLKAEGQAHQPNFTFRVTVGDTSCTGQGPSKKAAKHKAAEVALKHLKGGSMLEPALEDSRLALVASTVLGSFSPLDSSLPEDVPVFTAAAAATPVPSAVPTRSSPMEVQPPVSPQQSECNPVGALQELVVQKGWRLPEYTVTQESGPAHRKEFTMTCRVERFIEIGSGTSKKLAKRNAAAKMLLRVHTVPLDARDGNEAEPEDDHFSIGVGSRLDGLRNRGPGCTWDSLRNSVGEKILSLRSCSLGSLGALGPACCSVLSELSEEQAFHVSYLDIEELSLSGLCQCLVELSTQPATVCHGSAATREAARGEAARRALQYLKIMAGSK, encoded by the exons ATGCTGGCAGCCAACCCGGGCAAGACCCCGATCAGCCTTCTGCAGGAGTATGGGACCAGAATAGGGAAGACGCCCGTGTACGACCTTCTCAAAGCCGAGGGCCAAGCCCACCAGCCTAATTTCACCTTCCGGGTCACCGTTGGCGACACCAGCTGCACTG GTCAGGGCCCCAGCAAGAAAGCAGCCAAGCACAAGGCAGCTGAGGTGGCCCTCAAACACCTCAAAGGGGGGAGCATGCTGGAGCCAGCCCTGGAGGACAGCAG GTTGGCGTTGGTTGCTTCCACGGTTCTTGG TTCTTTTTCTCCCCTAGACTCTTCACTGCCTGAGGACGTGCCGGTTTTTACAGCTGCGGCGGCTGCTACTCCCGTTCCATCTGCTGTCCCAACCAG GAGCTCCCCCATGGAGGTGCAGCCCCCAGTCTCTCCTCAGCAGTCTGAGTGCAACCCGGTTGGTGCTCTGCAG GAGCTGGTGGTGCAGAAAGGCTGGCGGTTGCCTGAGTACACGGTGACCCAGGAGTCTGGGCCAGCCCACCGCAAAGAGTTTACTATGACCTGCCGAGTGGAGCGTTTCATTGAGATTG GCAGTGGCACGTCCAAAAAGCTGGCAAAGCGTAACGCAGCGGCCAAAATGCTGCTTCGAGTGCACACAGTGCCTCTGGATGCCCGGGACGGGAACGAGGCAGAGCCCGAAGACGATCACTTTTCCATT GGTGTGGGCTCCCGCCTAGATGGACTTCGGAACCGGGGCCCGGGCTGCACCTGGGATTCTCTGCGGAATTCTGTGGGAGAGAAGATCCTGTCCCTCCGCAGCTGCTCCCTGGGCTCCTTGGGCGCTCTGGGCCCTGCCTGCTGCAGTGTGCTCAGTGAGCTCTCTGAGGAGCAGGCCTTCCATGTCAGCTACCTGGATATTG AGGAGTTGAGCCTGAGTGGGCTGTGCCAGTGCCTGGTGGAGCTGTCCACACAGCCGGCCACCGTGTGTCATGGCTCTGCAGCCACCAGGGAGGCAGCCCGTGGCGAGGCTGCACGCCGTGCCCTGCAGTACCTCAAGATCATGGCGGGCAGCAAGTGA
- the NPFF gene encoding pro-FMRFamide-related neuropeptide FF encodes MELCISIAFSRFPLRRLWEVRNRGTAGIRGGCGHSKADGSMDARQAAALLLVLLLVTDWSHADGPGGRDGGDQIFMEEDSGAHPAQDAQTPRSLLRSLLQAMQRPGRSPAFLFQPQRFGRNTRGFWSNRRLSPRAGEGLSSPFWSLAAPQRFGKK; translated from the exons ATGGAGCTGTGCATTTCCATTGCCTTTTCTAGATTCCCCCTCAGGCGGCTGTGGGAGGTGAGGAACAGGGGGACAGCAGGTATAAGAGGCGGGTGTGGCCACAGCAAGGCAGATGGCAGCATGGACGCCAGGCAGGCAGCAgcgctgctgctggtgctgctgttaGTAACAGACTGGAGCCACGCTGACGGACCAGGGGGCCGGGATGGAGGAGACCAGATCTTCATG GAGGAAGACAGCGGCGCCCACCCAGCACAGGATGCTCAGACCCCTAGGTCGCTCCTGCGCTCCctgctccaggccatgcagagaCCTGGCCGGAGTCCAGCCTTCCTGTTTCAGCCCCAGAG GTTTGGCAGAAACACCCGGGGCTTCTGGAGCAACAGAAGACTGAGTCCTCGAGCTGGAGAGGGGCTGAGTTCCCCCTTTTGGAGCCTGGCTGCCCCTCAGCGCTTTGGGAAGAAGTGA